The Pontibacter pudoricolor genome contains a region encoding:
- a CDS encoding PstS family phosphate ABC transporter substrate-binding protein — translation MLHLKLKNLAAAALLLLVAACGPKYNEDADLTLKGDISIDGSSTVYPITEAVAEEFRYAAPNVRTTIGVSGSGGGFKKFSRGEIDISNASRSIKEDEAKAARANGLDFIELSVAYDGLTIVVNPKNDWVKDITVAELKKMWEPAAQNKIKRWNQIRPEWPNREIHLYGAGVESGTYDYFTEAIVGTSHASRGDFTASEDDNVLVQGVAGDINALGFFGYAYYEENKDKLKAIPVDDEDASNGTGPILPSLETIKDGSYAPLSRALFLYVNSPAVKKPQVVEFMDFYFENVGQLSQEIGFIPLPDEKYKAEHQKFKDFVAKHTGNATTQRKTDSTNTSH, via the coding sequence ATGTTGCACCTGAAACTTAAAAACCTGGCTGCTGCTGCACTTCTTTTACTGGTTGCAGCCTGTGGCCCTAAGTATAACGAAGACGCGGATCTTACCCTGAAAGGCGACATTTCGATAGATGGCTCCTCAACAGTATATCCCATTACCGAAGCAGTTGCAGAAGAATTCAGATACGCCGCCCCGAATGTACGCACAACGATAGGTGTGTCCGGCTCGGGTGGTGGTTTCAAGAAATTCTCGCGCGGCGAGATAGATATCAGCAATGCATCACGCTCTATAAAAGAAGATGAAGCCAAAGCTGCCAGAGCCAATGGTCTTGATTTTATTGAGCTCTCTGTAGCTTATGATGGACTAACTATAGTTGTAAACCCTAAAAACGACTGGGTAAAGGACATAACCGTTGCGGAGCTTAAAAAGATGTGGGAGCCTGCTGCCCAAAACAAAATAAAGCGTTGGAACCAGATTCGCCCGGAATGGCCAAACCGTGAAATACATCTTTACGGTGCTGGTGTCGAGTCCGGAACGTACGACTATTTTACCGAAGCTATAGTTGGTACAAGCCATGCCAGCCGCGGCGACTTTACAGCCAGCGAAGACGACAACGTACTGGTACAGGGCGTTGCCGGCGACATTAACGCACTTGGCTTTTTCGGGTATGCCTACTACGAAGAGAATAAAGATAAGCTGAAAGCCATACCTGTTGATGATGAAGACGCAAGCAATGGTACGGGCCCTATCCTTCCTTCACTGGAAACTATAAAGGATGGCTCCTACGCTCCCCTTTCTCGGGCATTGTTCTTATACGTTAACTCTCCAGCTGTTAAAAAGCCACAGGTAGTAGAATTTATGGACTTTTATTTTGAAAATGTAGGTCAGCTGAGCCAGGAAATAGGCTTTATTCCGTTACCTGACGAAAAATATAAGGCAGAACACCAGAAGTTTAAAGACTTTGTAGCCAAACACACAGGCAATGCCACAACCCAACGCAAAACCGACTCAACCAATACTTCTCATTAA
- the pstC gene encoding phosphate ABC transporter permease subunit PstC, with amino-acid sequence MRIQERIIEGLLWLSAAITILVTAGIIWVLLSESLTFFSEVSIIDFLTDKQWTPLFADKHFGILPLVAGTMLTTAIAIAVALPIGLTIAIYLNTYAPAGFRATIKPMLEILASIPTVVYGFFALTVVTPFLQSFIPNLAGFNSLSAGMVMGIMIIPMISSLSEDAISAVPKSLREGAYGMGATKFQTAFGVLVPAASSGILVSIILAISRAVGETMLVAIAAGQQPRLTANPLVPIETITTYIVQVSLGDVPHGSLEYRTIFAAGITLFIFTFALNNISFWIRKKYQEKYD; translated from the coding sequence ATGAGAATACAGGAAAGAATAATAGAAGGTTTGTTGTGGCTATCGGCTGCAATTACCATTCTCGTTACGGCCGGCATCATTTGGGTACTGCTTTCTGAGTCGCTTACATTCTTCTCAGAAGTATCTATAATTGATTTTCTGACAGATAAACAATGGACACCGCTTTTTGCCGATAAGCACTTTGGTATACTTCCGCTGGTGGCCGGTACCATGCTGACCACAGCTATAGCTATTGCGGTTGCCTTGCCCATCGGTTTAACTATAGCCATTTACCTGAACACCTATGCGCCGGCTGGCTTCCGGGCAACTATAAAACCAATGCTGGAGATTCTGGCAAGTATACCAACGGTGGTATATGGTTTTTTTGCGCTTACCGTTGTTACGCCTTTCCTGCAATCCTTTATTCCTAATCTGGCTGGTTTTAACTCGCTTTCAGCAGGTATGGTAATGGGCATCATGATCATCCCGATGATCTCATCGCTCAGTGAAGATGCTATCAGTGCAGTACCGAAATCGTTGCGCGAAGGTGCTTATGGCATGGGAGCCACTAAATTCCAGACTGCTTTTGGGGTTTTGGTTCCGGCAGCTTCTTCGGGTATTCTGGTGTCTATCATCCTGGCTATTTCCAGAGCGGTTGGCGAAACCATGCTTGTTGCCATTGCAGCCGGTCAGCAGCCGCGCCTTACTGCCAACCCGTTGGTACCTATCGAAACGATAACGACTTACATTGTGCAGGTTAGCTTAGGCGACGTACCGCATGGCTCGCTGGAGTACCGCACTATTTTCGCGGCAGGTATCACGCTGTTCATTTTTACATTTGCGCTGAATAACATCAGCTTCTGGATCAGAAAGAAATATCAGGAAAAATATGACTAA